A region of the Pelecanus crispus isolate bPelCri1 chromosome 1, bPelCri1.pri, whole genome shotgun sequence genome:
ACTCAATTTAAGAgcacataaatattttccatctgcATATTGGGTTTGAACTAACCTCGTCAGTGATTTTGCATTACTTGGTTTTCCTGATACTGTAGTAAATGCTTTGCAAACACAGTGTAAGCTACCTGCTGCGTGTCGCTGGATTACAGAAGTAAAAGACTGTAAGGAAAACAGTCACCTTTCCAGCTTTACAGTTTGTGAACTGAGAATTTGCTatggattttggttttcttcaacTCTGACTCACCACACCTACCTGTACATAGCACAGGCAGAAGATTTGATGTTGTTTGTAATTGTGCGTTGCATTTCTCAGCAACTGAGCCAGTTTTGGTACAGTGATGAAACTGCATCGTGCCTGGCTAATGAAGCGGTTGTGGCAGCTGGAAAAGGTGGCAGGTAGGTTTTAATAATTACATTGTAGATTTAGCATGTCTTTTCTGTAAGTATTTTGTTTCTACTATGTAGACAGACCATGCAGTTCAATTCATTACTCATTGTACTTCATCTTTGTTCAACTGAGATATTGCAGAAATGCTTTGATGTTGTTTAATTAATAGTTCATACTGACCTTACTATTTAGCATTTCATTGAATGTTGTAGGCTCTGCCTTGTAAAAGTTTACTAtgaatcattttattttttgagaaacaCAAAGAGCTCCAAAACATATTAATGACTtgtaattcttttctgttttcgTACAATGTTTCTGTAGAACAGATGGAAAAACTTGGGTTTCTTCCTACTTCTctaagaagttatttttaattttaagttttcCAGTATATTTCCTTGCTGTTCTGAAACAGGATTTTCTCTGTAGTTAAGCTCAAGGTCTTTGTGCAGCATGGAGGTTGAACAGGTGATAGCTTTAATACTTAAAACTCTGTTATTAAAGTAATTATTTGTTAGAATGGAGGAAGAATAGCTTACATTTTTGGGACTAATGTTTAAAGTGTTTTCCCAAAGCAGCCCTGAGGATTGTtgtagggggtttttttgttgttgttgctgcttgCCTTTTAAATTAGTATTCTAAGTTATTGTCTCTTTTTCAGGATAGCATGTGTTAGCGCACCGAGTGTGTACCAGAAACTGAAAGAACAGGATGGTAAAGATTTTTCAGTGTGTATACTGGAGTATGACAGAAGGTTTTCTGTATATGGAGAAGAATTTATCTTCTATGACTACAACCACCCTTTGAACTTACCTGAAAATCTCCTGCCACACAGTTTTGACATCGTAATAGCAGATCCACCCTATCTGTCTGAGGAATGTCTGCAAAAAACTGCAGAGACCATCAAATACttaacaaaaggaaagattCTGCTTTGCACAGgtataattaataaaaatgttaggTCACCATTAAGCATCTTTTTCTCTCAAAAGACAAACTTACTCAAGTGAGAAAAATACTAACTCAATAATACTAATTTATGGTTAATTTAAGGAGGAATATGTATGCTTTTTATTGGAATACTGTAGTTCaacctttattttaaactgaaggcCTGTGGTTTTTCATAGTTGAAGTCAGTACTTTTTTCATATGGCATTACAAGTTTTACTGAATTTTTGAAGAATTGTAAGATCATCCTGCAAAgttccagaattatttttttcttgtaaaaggGCCGCTCTCCATAATTGCAATGATTGAAATCTGGGTATGACAAATATAGGTGGAACTTATTGTTAATGTCTTATTCAGTAACCTTAcaaatttgtgattttttaaacATGTCAGTAGCTGCAGGATTTCAGCTGCCACATACTACTTGGCATCTAAGGTGAGCTAAGTAGAAAGAATGACAAATAGGTTGGAATGGCCTTTGCTGAGTAAAGTGGGATGATTTTAGCTAagtcttgaaaagaaaaacaaagtcacctttttttttttcatactacCTGTCCTTACTGGTAAACATAGAAATTGTAGTGTGAATGAACGTATGAGGGGATTCTGCCACTGTGATTCAAGTAAAGAGATCTTAGGCACTGAAATACAgcaggaagaattaaaaaacagtgaTACGAGCAGTGAAACTGGATAACTTACCAACTGTACTCATAGGTCTTTCTTTATGAAGATGCACTTGCTGGTTTAAGAAGCTATGAGTATCTGCCTTAGTCATGGTGTTTCTTAAACTGTAATCTTACTACAAGATATCTGAAGACATCGAGGCaacttttgcaaaaaaacaaCGGACAAAAACCTATACGTACAATTTGAGGGAATTCAAGCaggcaaaataaagaaagattAAAGTAACATATGGCCATAGAAAGCctacttttttgtttaattgcaCGTGGCAGTCATGCACAAGGATGGTTCTGAGAAATTTTTTCCCTTACATGGATAGGTGGTCCTTCAGTTTACAAAGTTTGAGAAATACTGCTCAAGGAAGTGATTTCTCAGTGTGTAGCTGTAAATATTGCACTGCGGTTTATTTAAGTGGAAGAGTGTATGTAATCTTCGCATTTCCCATGGCTCCCTACCATGTAATTTCTTTGGCATGTAGCAAGAAGATTGAGTTcaagtttctgttttctataaAAGGGGCACTGATCTTACGCTCTACCTATTTTTATGAAACTTCTTGGACATTCGTTTCCTTGGGGCGTCTTCCAttctttcagatttattttacatttcccaGTAGATTCAGTTGTTAAAGAGGACTGACAGCGTAGCTGCTTTAAGCCttgcttccttaaaaaaagcaggctctatatatatacatttgGGAGGAGCtaataaaaaagcccaaaacgTTGTGTTACCCTTTTTTTCATCGACTActaattatttttgctgcagGTGCAATCATGGAGGAACAGGCAGCAAAGCATCTTGGTGTGAAGATATGCAAGTTTATTCCAAAGCACTCACGAAATTTAGCCAATGAATTTCGATGTTACGTGAACTATGCTTCTGGACTGGACTGATTCTCATAAGAAGATCTACAACTTTTTCAGTCAAGctcctttctggttttttatCAGTGACTCCACATTTCTCAATGCTGAAATACTCAGCTCCAAGTACAGTTTTCTGGGCTAGTTTTAATCAACACGGTGTGACAGcctttgtcttttaaatgtgTAAGCATTTGCAGTTACTGTGTTTTGTATCTTACCTATTAGGTAAATAGGGACCAAACAATGCAGGTGCTGGATAATGGGAACTTCTCTGTTAGAGTTTCATTCTAACTGGTAGTTTTTCCCATTCAAGGACTCTTCAGTGACCTCTCTGAAGTGATTTTAGCTGGTTGGCTTATAACAACACATAGGTGCTTGCCTCACAGACATCAGAATTCTCATTGCATCAGAACTGCTGAGTTGGTAGCTAGTGGGTGGTTGAAAGAGCATGAATAGTGGTTTCCTTTCAATCTTGAGAGATGCTCCCTTAGTAGAAGCACTGAGGGATGTTTGTCCTGAACATGTCATGTGTTTTCACATTCATTATCCAGCAGGCTGATGTTTTATAAAGGAAAACTAGAAGATAAGATAGGTTTCCTCCTGGGGAAGCCTCTCCAGTTGCCTTTCATAATAATCAGAACTACCTACCAGCTGCCAAGTAAGATAAGACCTGCTATCCACAATTGTTGCCAGactggctttttaaaaacttgtagttattatttcactttttctctAAAGCCTTGTCACAAACCCAGACTTTCTTTTTGTGAAAGAGAAGATCTATTTTGTCATCACTTACCACCATATAAacttgtgtatgtatgtatgctgTACTAGAAAAAAGTAACGGAAGTTGTTAAAGGTCTCTTTGCAGAAGTACGGTGTGTTTATTTTGCGATGTTTATGTGTTGGCACAACAGAAGGTcatgagcttttaaaaaaacacacaactAGGCTGTTCTATTTACTAATTAAGCTAATCTCCAGAGGTGGTATAAACCTGGTGTCTCCTTGAAAAAAGCACAATAAGGATTTCCCCATTAGAGagagttttactttcattaataaTCCTATACATTAGTCAGGCCAAATCACCTGGAATATGAAGTAATTACTAGTGCTTCAGGCTGTGTTCATGGGTTCTCACTTTGAATTACTCTTACTGTTGGTTATGAGATACTTCTGTAGTAATGTGACCCATGCATGTTAGTCCCTTAACTCTTGAATCATAATGGATCTGATTAAATATAGTGCCTGCTTTTTAGTAGATTTCAGTATCAAGCTAAAGATGATTTACAGGTATGTTAAGTTTGTAGTTACAAGAacagtcctttttttccaagtgcCCAGTTTTATCTTTGCCTCCTGTTccacagacagcagcagagcagtagAATAGAAGCATCTAGGAAATTGTTGAATCTTAACACCACTGAGGTGTAACATAATGTATTGATAAACTCCCACTGTTTCTAATAGACAAATGCTAAATTTTATATGCAAGGTTCAGGCTGTATTTCAATCAATTTCAATCAAAATAGATGATACATTAGAAAAACTGCTTTGGGATAGTAGAGATTATTGGTAACTGAGAATTTTTAAAGCCAGTTTCAACTTTTGACTACACTACTAATGTATTTTTGGGTGAAAGCTGGTTCATAAATTCCAAGGCACTCAACAGTTTTGTCAGCTATAAATATACTATACAAAATATGAGTACTTGTCTTTATATGCCGTA
Encoded here:
- the EEF1AKMT1 gene encoding EEF1A lysine methyltransferase 1; translation: MDDDDDDDIPQLSSHTLAALQEFYLEQQQREGMKTSQGFNQYSIGSIEEDWQLSQFWYSDETASCLANEAVVAAGKGGRIACVSAPSVYQKLKEQDGKDFSVCILEYDRRFSVYGEEFIFYDYNHPLNLPENLLPHSFDIVIADPPYLSEECLQKTAETIKYLTKGKILLCTGAIMEEQAAKHLGVKICKFIPKHSRNLANEFRCYVNYASGLD